From a region of the Odoribacter splanchnicus DSM 20712 genome:
- a CDS encoding DUF3857 domain-containing protein — MNKIFLSVLLLLPALFPVQGQSWRALQQQAQKRGELASARQIILLDSTAVSVAPSGTGTFTINKVILVQNRSGALANRVLKYDYDPLTAFAEFHRVNIYKANGEVRPVDVGKTLDYTAPARMIYWGARQIMLELGRLDPGDIIEYEIHKKGFTYALLTDQPDEERFVPPMRGQFYDIVPFWCDDPTMRKVYSVTLPREKEMQFQFYQGECASSMRYENDRKVYTFAKNNMMPVRREPNMVDLYDAAPKLMMSSTPHWKDKSLWFHKTNEDYGSFAPLPEARQKVNELIRGKKTEMEKIAVLTHWVADNIRYAGITMGKGEGFTLHNTKMNYTDRCGVCKDIAGSLISFLRMAGFEAYPAMTMAGSRVESIPADHFNHCVAVVKLSNGTYMPLDPTWVPFCRELWSSAEQQQNYLPGVPEGSDLCITPVSAPENHYFRIKANNKLDKNGKLTGQFTLTAEGQSDLNIRRIFTTGWQSDWKNSMESQLLSISPKAKLLKVDWSKNPKDYQAAPIKITFWYEIPDYAIIGNDEMALVPLTMHGLYDQVRSYLRIDTDIPERQYGFKDGCSRLVELDETIQLPQGYRLVQSVEDNRKSPAADFEGYIRQENNKIDIHQKLALKKRVYEAGDWNGFRTAVNAHKAFGNHLIINK; from the coding sequence ATGAACAAAATATTTTTAAGTGTACTCCTGCTCCTGCCGGCTTTGTTTCCGGTTCAGGGACAAAGTTGGCGGGCTTTGCAACAACAAGCCCAAAAGCGAGGGGAGCTGGCTTCTGCCAGACAAATCATCCTATTGGACAGTACCGCCGTTTCTGTAGCTCCCAGCGGGACAGGTACCTTTACGATCAACAAGGTTATTCTGGTGCAGAACCGGTCGGGAGCTTTGGCTAACCGGGTACTGAAATACGATTACGATCCCCTGACTGCTTTTGCCGAATTTCATCGGGTGAATATTTACAAAGCAAACGGAGAAGTTCGTCCGGTAGATGTCGGTAAAACACTGGATTATACGGCTCCGGCACGGATGATCTATTGGGGAGCCCGGCAAATCATGCTGGAACTGGGCCGGCTTGACCCAGGAGATATCATCGAATACGAAATACATAAAAAAGGGTTCACCTATGCCCTGCTGACCGATCAACCGGACGAAGAACGGTTCGTTCCTCCTATGCGGGGACAATTTTATGATATTGTTCCTTTCTGGTGTGACGACCCGACCATGCGCAAGGTATATTCCGTTACTCTCCCCCGGGAGAAAGAGATGCAATTCCAATTCTACCAAGGCGAATGTGCTTCTTCTATGCGTTATGAAAACGATCGTAAAGTTTATACTTTTGCCAAAAATAATATGATGCCCGTACGTCGTGAACCCAATATGGTCGATCTGTACGATGCCGCTCCCAAATTAATGATGTCCTCCACGCCACATTGGAAAGATAAATCCCTTTGGTTTCATAAAACCAACGAAGATTACGGCAGCTTCGCCCCTCTCCCCGAAGCCCGGCAAAAAGTGAATGAGCTCATCCGGGGCAAGAAAACCGAAATGGAAAAAATCGCCGTATTAACCCACTGGGTTGCCGATAATATCCGCTATGCCGGAATCACGATGGGAAAAGGAGAAGGGTTTACCCTGCACAATACGAAAATGAATTATACAGACCGTTGCGGTGTATGTAAAGACATTGCCGGCAGTCTGATTTCATTTCTGCGAATGGCAGGTTTCGAAGCCTATCCGGCCATGACTATGGCCGGAAGTCGGGTGGAAAGTATACCCGCCGACCATTTCAACCATTGTGTTGCAGTGGTAAAATTAAGCAACGGTACCTATATGCCTTTAGACCCGACCTGGGTGCCCTTCTGCCGGGAACTTTGGAGCAGTGCCGAACAACAGCAAAACTACCTCCCCGGTGTACCGGAAGGTTCGGATCTTTGTATTACGCCTGTTTCCGCTCCCGAAAACCATTATTTTCGCATCAAAGCCAATAATAAACTGGACAAAAACGGTAAACTAACCGGACAATTCACCCTCACAGCCGAAGGCCAATCCGACCTGAATATACGCCGGATATTCACTACCGGCTGGCAAAGCGACTGGAAAAATTCGATGGAAAGCCAATTGCTGAGTATTTCTCCCAAAGCCAAACTATTGAAAGTAGACTGGAGTAAAAATCCCAAAGACTATCAGGCAGCCCCGATCAAAATCACATTCTGGTATGAAATTCCCGATTATGCAATCATCGGCAACGACGAAATGGCGCTGGTTCCTTTGACTATGCACGGACTTTACGACCAGGTTCGCTCATACCTCCGGATCGACACAGATATTCCGGAACGTCAGTATGGATTTAAAGACGGCTGTTCCCGTTTGGTGGAACTGGACGAGACGATTCAGTTACCTCAGGGATATCGTCTGGTGCAATCCGTCGAAGATAACCGGAAGAGCCCGGCAGCCGATTTTGAAGGCTATATCCGGCAAGAAAACAATAAAATCGATATACACCAAAAACTGGCCTTGAAAAAAAGAGTATATGAAGCCGGGGATTGGAACGGTTTCCGTACTGCCGTAAATGCTCACAAAGCTTTTGGCAATCACCTGATTATTAATAAATAA
- a CDS encoding DUF3858 domain-containing protein — MKTNTIKNLFFWIFLLFSGSLSAIPSEAEFRKLAETWTLHQDGSQEYRYYKELTLFTHTAMNSTYGQTFITYNPDFQELKIHSAYVKQKDGTTIQTPDNAFVEVLPAGAADAPAYNRLKEMVIVHTGLELGATIYLDYSVISKAGYLPAIDVCKPLEESSPIKEYSLTFNLPASVIPHYALLQLKAQPQKSQRQDRQQLKWTFRNLPARSREQGTGLQNGDLAGILFTTYPTAAQALQNLYRQFDPAPTPQIQELVQLITEGCQSNSEKITRIQQYIQTELSDCPLSLSETGFRFRPSAEVIRTAYGTGIEKVNLMTNLLRVAGIKAVPAAAYSIPSETDNCGLNAIREFVILAEADGRPYRLSVQNADPAATDCTFLVDLAEGKKSLPDPPIASIGYQASIVITPQQEADMDIKATLNNLLIPYTSNYAGTLLPGIREYTVTPGEKTTTISGKGKAGLKQEENYYFFYLPVCYKGITGKSYAYYNTSRSKNLYLPASVDENYSYDIQLPENLTLCTPIQEKKIDNPIGSFKITLTSEGSSLHIELALQIKKQLITPAEYPAFRSLITEWTDRTRKPILFKTVQ, encoded by the coding sequence ATGAAAACAAATACTATAAAAAACCTGTTTTTCTGGATATTCCTCCTTTTCTCCGGTTCTTTGTCAGCCATCCCTTCCGAAGCGGAATTCCGGAAATTAGCAGAAACCTGGACTTTACATCAGGACGGTAGCCAGGAATATCGTTATTACAAAGAGCTGACCCTCTTTACCCATACAGCGATGAACTCTACTTATGGCCAGACTTTTATCACTTATAATCCCGATTTTCAGGAATTAAAGATACATAGTGCCTACGTAAAACAAAAGGATGGAACGACGATCCAAACTCCGGACAATGCCTTTGTCGAAGTATTGCCTGCCGGTGCAGCGGATGCTCCGGCCTATAATCGGTTGAAAGAAATGGTCATCGTACATACAGGACTTGAATTAGGAGCTACGATCTATCTGGATTATTCGGTTATTTCCAAGGCAGGGTATCTCCCGGCAATCGATGTATGCAAACCATTAGAAGAAAGTTCACCGATAAAGGAATACAGCCTGACCTTCAATTTACCGGCCTCCGTTATTCCGCATTATGCCCTTCTTCAGCTAAAAGCGCAACCCCAAAAATCGCAACGACAAGACAGGCAGCAACTGAAATGGACATTCCGCAATCTACCGGCCCGATCGAGAGAACAGGGTACCGGTTTACAGAACGGTGATCTGGCCGGAATTCTGTTTACCACTTATCCCACAGCTGCACAGGCTTTACAAAACCTTTACCGGCAATTCGATCCGGCTCCCACCCCACAGATACAGGAGTTAGTACAACTCATAACCGAGGGATGTCAGTCGAATTCAGAAAAAATAACCCGTATCCAACAATATATTCAAACGGAGCTGAGCGATTGTCCGCTCTCCCTCTCTGAAACCGGTTTCCGATTCCGTCCTTCGGCCGAAGTGATCCGGACAGCTTATGGAACTGGTATAGAAAAGGTTAATTTGATGACCAACTTATTACGGGTTGCCGGAATAAAGGCAGTACCTGCAGCCGCTTATTCCATCCCTTCGGAAACAGACAACTGCGGTCTGAATGCAATCCGGGAATTTGTCATATTAGCCGAGGCTGACGGACGACCTTATCGGTTGAGCGTCCAAAATGCCGATCCGGCTGCAACAGACTGCACTTTCCTTGTCGATTTAGCCGAAGGGAAGAAATCGCTTCCTGATCCCCCTATCGCTTCGATCGGTTATCAGGCTTCGATCGTCATCACTCCCCAACAAGAAGCCGATATGGACATCAAAGCTACCCTCAATAATCTATTGATTCCCTATACTTCCAACTACGCCGGTACCTTACTACCCGGTATTCGGGAATATACTGTCACTCCGGGTGAAAAAACGACGACTATTTCCGGTAAAGGAAAAGCGGGATTGAAGCAGGAAGAAAATTATTACTTTTTTTATCTTCCTGTCTGTTATAAAGGAATAACGGGAAAATCCTATGCCTATTACAACACTTCCCGGTCAAAGAATTTATATTTACCGGCTTCGGTAGACGAAAATTATTCTTATGATATCCAGCTTCCTGAAAATCTGACTCTTTGTACACCGATTCAAGAAAAGAAAATCGATAACCCTATCGGTAGTTTCAAAATAACGCTGACTTCCGAAGGTTCTAGTCTCCACATCGAGCTAGCCCTTCAAATCAAAAAGCAACTCATAACGCCGGCCGAATATCCGGCTTTCCGTTCTTTGATAACGGAATGGACCGACCGGACCCGTAAACCGATACTTTTCAAAACGGTACAATAA
- a CDS encoding ABC transporter ATP-binding protein, translating to MKAKKKEGLSCLFEIAGQKKGLLVLAGLLSAGSAVCMLVPYWAIYEILKELLSHGGNPPGADGEAVIRWGWTAFGGLVGGLVLLYAALMSSHVAAFRILYGLRVRLSEHIGKLPLGYLSNTSTGAIKKTMEQNVEKIEGFIAHTIPDLVNVVATVAVMLAVFFSLDVWLALVCLVVVVLSLFLQFSNFMGKRAKEFMATYYDVQEKMSASAVQYVRGMPVVKIFGQSVRSFRQFNAEIQAYKIFALKCCDTYQNGMIAFTVLLNSLVTFILPMGILLIQANPQSLSLAAVWLFFIIMGPGMTSPVYKLTFLGGNTRDINEGVSRINCILEKKPVPEPEHPQVPAAYGVEFRHVSFSYENTEQGTRTKALHDVSFIAPQGKITALVGPSGSGKSTIANLIPRFGDVEQGEICIGGVDIRRIATAKLMDMVSFVFQDTFLFYDTLYENITVGSPVATKEKVIAAAKAAQCHDFIEKLPQGYETRIGDKGVFLSGGEAQRICVARAILKNAPILVLDEATAFADPENEHKMQMALQSLIKNKTVIVIAHRLSSIVSAHQIVVMKEGRIVQCGIHDVLSTAEGVYKNMWDAYTNAYQWTLNKN from the coding sequence ATGAAAGCTAAGAAAAAAGAAGGATTGTCCTGCCTGTTCGAGATTGCAGGGCAAAAGAAAGGGCTGCTTGTATTGGCAGGCTTACTGTCTGCCGGTAGTGCAGTATGTATGCTTGTGCCCTATTGGGCCATCTATGAAATCTTGAAAGAACTGTTGTCGCACGGCGGAAATCCTCCTGGTGCAGACGGGGAAGCCGTGATACGGTGGGGATGGACGGCATTCGGCGGACTGGTTGGCGGACTGGTATTGCTGTATGCTGCCCTGATGTCCTCCCATGTCGCTGCTTTCCGTATCCTGTACGGCTTGCGCGTCCGTCTGTCCGAACATATCGGTAAACTCCCGCTGGGGTATCTGAGCAACACTTCCACCGGAGCCATCAAAAAAACGATGGAACAGAATGTCGAGAAGATAGAAGGTTTTATCGCCCACACTATCCCGGATTTGGTGAATGTGGTGGCTACAGTGGCAGTGATGCTCGCTGTTTTCTTCTCGCTGGATGTGTGGCTGGCCTTGGTGTGTCTGGTTGTCGTGGTGCTCAGCCTGTTCCTGCAATTCTCCAATTTTATGGGGAAAAGGGCAAAGGAGTTCATGGCCACCTATTACGACGTGCAGGAAAAGATGAGTGCATCCGCTGTGCAATATGTGCGGGGAATGCCCGTGGTGAAGATTTTCGGACAGAGTGTCCGCTCGTTTCGTCAGTTCAACGCCGAGATTCAGGCCTACAAGATCTTTGCCTTGAAGTGTTGCGACACATACCAGAACGGGATGATAGCTTTTACCGTCCTGCTCAATTCACTGGTGACGTTCATTCTTCCTATGGGTATTTTGTTGATACAAGCCAATCCGCAGTCGCTTTCGTTGGCGGCGGTGTGGCTATTTTTCATCATCATGGGACCTGGCATGACTTCGCCAGTCTATAAGCTGACGTTTTTGGGAGGCAACACGCGCGACATCAACGAAGGGGTAAGCCGCATCAACTGTATATTGGAAAAGAAACCTGTGCCGGAACCGGAGCATCCGCAGGTGCCTGCCGCTTACGGTGTGGAATTCCGCCATGTGTCGTTCTCTTATGAAAATACAGAGCAAGGAACACGGACGAAAGCCCTGCATGATGTCAGTTTTATCGCACCACAAGGGAAAATTACTGCTCTTGTAGGCCCTTCCGGGAGTGGCAAATCAACAATAGCCAACTTGATACCCCGTTTTGGGGATGTGGAACAAGGGGAAATATGCATAGGTGGCGTGGACATCCGCCGGATTGCCACGGCTAAACTGATGGACATGGTGTCATTCGTATTCCAAGACACCTTTTTGTTTTATGACACCCTGTATGAGAACATAACCGTCGGTTCTCCTGTTGCCACTAAAGAAAAGGTTATAGCCGCAGCCAAGGCCGCCCAATGTCATGACTTCATTGAGAAACTGCCACAAGGTTACGAAACAAGGATTGGTGACAAAGGCGTGTTTCTCTCCGGTGGTGAAGCACAACGGATATGTGTGGCACGTGCCATATTGAAGAATGCACCGATATTAGTGTTGGACGAAGCCACTGCTTTTGCCGATCCGGAGAACGAACACAAAATGCAGATGGCTTTACAATCGTTGATAAAGAACAAGACGGTTATTGTGATAGCCCATCGCCTTTCCTCCATTGTTTCCGCCCATCAGATAGTCGTCATGAAGGAAGGGCGTATTGTACAATGTGGGATACATGATGTGTTGTCGACCGCAGAAGGGGTTTATAAGAATATGTGGGATGCCTATACGAATGCTTACCAGTGGACGTTGAACAAAAATTGA
- a CDS encoding class I SAM-dependent methyltransferase, translating to MKQKHEFKSIVAETLLIPLYMRAKESRRERPILNDKAAECLADSLEYDYSRFDGAKLSEVGCVVRGWYFDRAVRRFIGTHARPVVVNVGCGLDTRFQRIGGGKAVFYDMDLPEVIALRRELIPEQPGNAYIAASLLETGWMDDLLRRHPDAEFIFIVEGVLMYFYEKQVRSFLHAVVSRFGGGELWFDVCGTMMSRHGVKPDSLRKHEAQIRSGINDGHRVEQWEPALQLIEQANYMKFFRPRWGFFFGQILGRLTRLCYRFSSLLGYRILKG from the coding sequence ATGAAACAGAAACACGAGTTTAAGAGCATTGTGGCGGAAACACTGCTCATTCCGCTATACATGCGGGCAAAGGAGAGCCGCCGGGAACGTCCCATTCTGAACGACAAGGCGGCTGAGTGTCTGGCAGACAGTCTGGAATACGACTATTCCCGCTTCGATGGAGCAAAGCTGAGTGAGGTAGGCTGCGTGGTGCGTGGATGGTATTTCGACCGTGCCGTGCGGCGGTTCATCGGGACACATGCCCGTCCGGTGGTCGTGAACGTGGGCTGTGGGCTGGATACCCGCTTCCAGCGTATCGGTGGCGGGAAAGCCGTTTTCTACGATATGGACTTACCGGAAGTCATCGCGTTGCGCCGTGAACTGATACCCGAACAGCCGGGTAATGCTTATATCGCAGCGTCTTTGTTGGAAACCGGTTGGATGGACGATTTGCTCCGGCGACACCCCGATGCAGAGTTCATCTTCATCGTGGAAGGCGTGCTGATGTACTTTTACGAGAAGCAGGTGAGGTCTTTCCTGCACGCCGTGGTAAGCCGTTTCGGAGGGGGCGAACTGTGGTTCGACGTATGTGGCACGATGATGAGCCGGCACGGTGTGAAACCTGATTCGCTCCGCAAACACGAGGCGCAAATCCGTTCAGGCATAAATGACGGCCACCGGGTAGAGCAATGGGAACCTGCCTTGCAACTCATCGAACAAGCCAATTACATGAAGTTCTTCCGCCCGCGCTGGGGTTTCTTCTTCGGACAGATACTGGGACGGCTGACCCGGCTGTGCTACCGGTTCAGCTCGTTGTTGGGCTATAGAATCCTGAAGGGATGA
- a CDS encoding TetR/AcrR family transcriptional regulator has product MQVLKEDIRGRILAVAKLQFGQKGYSKTSMREIAELAGVGVGNIYNYFTGKDELFGEVVRPVMHALEAMLQEHHGIRGEDVMRMKSEKYLKACIDEYVSLIDEHRTLLEILLFRAQGSLLEHFRESYTDRSTELVKAWFASMQRKYPEINTTVSDFIIHLHTVWMFTMFEELLMHSVPKQEMEAILHDYILFEIQGWRAIIKI; this is encoded by the coding sequence ATGCAAGTGCTGAAAGAAGACATACGGGGGCGTATTTTGGCGGTTGCCAAACTGCAATTCGGGCAGAAAGGTTATTCCAAAACTTCCATGCGCGAAATAGCCGAGTTGGCAGGTGTTGGCGTGGGAAACATCTACAACTACTTTACGGGCAAGGATGAACTGTTTGGCGAGGTGGTTCGTCCGGTGATGCATGCACTGGAGGCAATGTTACAGGAGCATCACGGTATACGGGGTGAAGATGTGATGAGGATGAAGTCGGAAAAGTATCTGAAAGCCTGTATAGACGAATATGTTTCGCTTATTGACGAGCATCGTACCCTGCTGGAGATTCTGTTGTTTCGCGCACAAGGCTCTTTGTTGGAACATTTTCGTGAAAGCTACACCGACCGCTCCACGGAATTGGTCAAGGCATGGTTCGCATCCATGCAGCGGAAATACCCTGAAATCAATACGACGGTGTCCGATTTCATCATCCACCTGCATACGGTATGGATGTTCACCATGTTTGAGGAATTGCTGATGCATTCAGTACCCAAACAAGAAATGGAAGCCATCCTGCACGATTACATCTTATTTGAAATCCAAGGCTGGAGGGCAATCATCAAGATATGA
- a CDS encoding Acg family FMN-binding oxidoreductase gives MVLGNINIHAQNPDFLFMVEYAIKAPSGHNTQPWLFRINENSIEIHPNFDRALPVVDFDNRELFISLGCALENLCITALEKGYDYDVELTKTGIITVYLSSPDTSGYNSLFQQIPLRQTNRSIYNGKQIPEENIAELREVINDENINIRFYKHGTPEFDAIRNYIEQGNRIQMQDKAFKKELKEWMRFNRKHSEKTNDGLSYLVFGAPNLPRFISKSIIGQAVNEWSQVKGDNKKIASASHLVLFTTQNDNIPEWIDLGRNLQRFLLKSTELNIIHSYFNQPNEVRELSVKMAESLGLAGEYPTILLRMGYGETMPYSKRINVNKVLINN, from the coding sequence ATGGTTTTAGGAAATATAAATATACATGCTCAAAATCCCGATTTCCTGTTTATGGTAGAGTATGCCATTAAAGCACCGTCAGGGCATAACACCCAACCGTGGCTTTTCAGGATCAACGAAAATAGCATCGAAATACATCCTAATTTTGACAGGGCGTTGCCTGTTGTTGATTTTGATAACCGAGAATTGTTTATCAGCTTGGGATGCGCTTTGGAAAACCTTTGTATAACCGCTTTAGAAAAAGGTTATGATTATGATGTTGAATTAACGAAGACGGGGATTATAACTGTTTACCTCTCCTCTCCGGATACCTCTGGATATAATTCGTTATTTCAGCAAATTCCGTTAAGACAAACAAATCGTAGTATATACAACGGAAAACAAATACCGGAAGAAAATATTGCTGAATTAAGAGAAGTTATAAATGATGAAAATATCAATATTCGTTTTTACAAACATGGAACTCCTGAATTCGATGCCATAAGGAATTATATCGAACAGGGCAATCGGATTCAAATGCAGGACAAAGCATTTAAAAAGGAATTGAAAGAATGGATGCGTTTTAATAGGAAACACAGCGAAAAAACAAATGACGGTTTAAGCTACCTTGTTTTCGGTGCCCCTAATCTACCCAGGTTTATTTCAAAGTCTATTATTGGCCAAGCTGTAAATGAATGGTCGCAGGTAAAAGGGGATAACAAGAAAATCGCATCCGCTTCACATTTGGTTTTATTTACAACGCAAAACGATAATATTCCCGAATGGATTGATCTCGGACGAAACCTGCAACGTTTCCTGCTAAAATCTACTGAACTGAACATTATTCATTCTTACTTTAATCAACCGAATGAAGTACGGGAATTATCTGTAAAAATGGCTGAATCCCTCGGTTTAGCCGGGGAATACCCTACAATACTATTACGAATGGGTTATGGTGAAACGATGCCATATTCGAAAAGAATAAACGTAAATAAAGTTCTTATAAACAATTGA
- a CDS encoding TetR/AcrR family transcriptional regulator, with protein MKIEKDRETTEKRLLTAVGEIIEESGLESLGVNAVAQRAGVSKMLIYRYFGSLEDLIAQYIMQRDYWVNIPTEIPGKNELNAFVKDMFREQIRQLREDKMLIRLYRWELSVNNPIVEQIRRKREENGIKLIEFISRISGVPFSQIQFLATMISSSITYLAMFGDVGKVYNGYDFKTDDSWEQLEKGINLIVDKWI; from the coding sequence ATGAAAATAGAAAAAGACAGGGAAACTACAGAAAAGCGTTTGCTTACGGCAGTCGGTGAAATCATAGAGGAAAGCGGACTTGAGTCTTTAGGGGTAAATGCCGTAGCACAAAGGGCCGGAGTATCAAAGATGTTGATATACCGCTATTTCGGATCATTGGAAGATTTGATAGCCCAATATATCATGCAGCGAGATTATTGGGTAAATATTCCGACAGAGATTCCCGGGAAGAATGAACTAAACGCATTTGTTAAAGATATGTTCCGGGAACAAATTCGGCAGTTAAGGGAGGATAAAATGCTGATACGCCTATACCGTTGGGAATTGTCTGTCAATAATCCGATAGTAGAACAAATAAGGCGGAAGCGAGAGGAAAACGGGATTAAATTGATTGAATTTATTAGTCGTATTTCCGGTGTTCCTTTTTCTCAAATTCAATTTTTGGCAACAATGATTAGTAGTTCTATTACCTATTTAGCAATGTTCGGGGATGTCGGAAAAGTTTATAATGGTTACGATTTTAAGACCGATGATAGTTGGGAACAGTTAGAAAAAGGAATTAATTTGATTGTTGATAAATGGATATGA
- a CDS encoding sodium-dependent transporter, giving the protein MHHSNHRIGFKSKFGAIAALAGSAVGLGNIWKFPYVAGTNGGGAFLLVYIFFTIAIGLPVMLAEFSLGRRSQQNALGTFRVLAPGTKWFLFGLLSIIAATLILSFYGTVSGWTLEYVWLSISNSFHGQSAEDINSIFTNFISHPYKALLWHIGFMFLTGAIIMGGVQKGIERYSKLMMPLLFIIIIALSINSMTLSGSAEGLRFLFFPKLSELTADSILSALGQAFFSLSVGMGILLTYASYIPKNDNLTGISLKVIITDTLVAILAGIAILPAVFSFHIDPQAGPGLVFLTLPKVFQGLPAGEIWAILFFILLTFAALTSAISLLEVPVAYLVEEKKLKRPWATVIATLVITCIGSFNTLSFGPLRHVQIFGMSLFDACDYLCSNILLPLGGILICIFAGWYLDKSILYSEISNNGSLKTRFFRLYTFILKYIAPICIFLILLNVLGII; this is encoded by the coding sequence ATGCACCATTCAAACCATAGAATCGGTTTTAAATCCAAATTCGGGGCTATAGCAGCTTTAGCAGGTTCGGCAGTCGGTTTAGGAAATATCTGGAAATTTCCCTATGTGGCAGGTACAAACGGCGGAGGAGCTTTTTTACTCGTCTATATATTCTTTACCATAGCCATAGGCTTACCGGTGATGTTGGCCGAATTTTCTTTAGGACGTCGTTCCCAACAAAATGCACTCGGTACTTTCCGCGTATTGGCACCGGGCACGAAGTGGTTTTTGTTCGGTCTCCTCTCGATTATTGCAGCCACTCTGATCCTTTCATTTTATGGAACGGTTTCCGGCTGGACGCTCGAATATGTGTGGTTGTCGATAAGTAACTCCTTTCACGGGCAAAGTGCAGAAGATATAAATTCCATTTTCACCAATTTCATTTCCCATCCTTACAAAGCACTTCTTTGGCATATCGGTTTTATGTTCCTTACCGGAGCGATTATCATGGGAGGGGTGCAAAAAGGGATAGAAAGGTATTCCAAACTGATGATGCCCCTACTGTTTATCATCATTATTGCGTTGAGTATTAATTCTATGACTTTAAGCGGTTCGGCAGAAGGCTTGAGATTCTTATTCTTTCCCAAACTGTCCGAGCTCACCGCCGATAGTATTTTATCCGCTTTAGGTCAGGCTTTTTTCTCACTTTCTGTGGGGATGGGTATTCTGCTGACTTATGCTTCTTATATTCCTAAAAACGACAATCTGACCGGTATCTCCCTGAAAGTAATTATCACCGATACCCTGGTTGCCATTTTAGCGGGTATCGCTATTCTGCCGGCCGTATTTTCTTTTCATATCGATCCACAAGCCGGTCCGGGATTGGTTTTCCTGACTCTCCCTAAAGTATTTCAGGGACTGCCTGCAGGTGAAATTTGGGCGATCCTTTTTTTCATCCTGCTCACTTTCGCCGCCCTGACTTCCGCCATATCTTTACTGGAAGTGCCGGTAGCCTATCTTGTTGAAGAAAAGAAACTGAAACGCCCCTGGGCTACGGTAATCGCCACGCTGGTCATCACTTGTATCGGTAGTTTCAATACTCTCTCATTCGGACCCCTCCGCCATGTACAAATTTTCGGAATGAGCCTTTTCGATGCCTGTGATTATCTGTGTTCGAATATATTACTTCCTTTGGGAGGTATTCTGATTTGTATCTTCGCCGGATGGTACCTGGATAAAAGCATCCTCTACAGTGAAATCAGCAACAACGGCAGTTTGAAAACCCGCTTCTTCCGGCTCTATACTTTTATTCTCAAATATATAGCCCCTATCTGTATATTCCTGATCCTCCTGAACGTACTGGGAATCATTTAA